Part of the Arachis hypogaea cultivar Tifrunner chromosome 6, arahy.Tifrunner.gnm2.J5K5, whole genome shotgun sequence genome, attttaaagataCTTTTGTCAACAACTTAATCCTTTACTGCATATTTAATAGATTActcataaaaaaaatagatatccTAAATGAaggataaattattattttttattataaagaaTTTGATTGTAGATAATTCTAActgtaaaatatataaattaattcaatatttatgaaaagggtaaagtatactttttatcCCTAAATTTtgctaaaagttttaaaaatatccctaagttttgatttgtttcaattttgtctctcaaattttcgatttaaatcaattttatccttattactaattttttgataattaatatttttctttccaaatATACCACTCCCTTATTATacctatcatcatcatcacaatctcctatctctctttctttctctcttttcatcttcACCGTCCTCTCCACCCCATCATCATCACAACCCTTtgtctctttttctttatcttcatCTCCATCACCTCCATCACCACCATCTCCGTTGAGTCCCAATCTTCGATGACCACcactcttttccttcttcttcgcgCAAACCCAGACACAACGAAGCCATCGCTCTTCCTCCTTCTCTGTTAGCAAATAGAGAATGAAATGTGGGATAGGTTCTATGGAACTGATTTTTGGAGGAGCTCTTCTCGCAGGATCCCTCTAGCAATGCTCTTACCACTTTTCACTCTCAATATATTCATTGAAATTTCAAAAAGCATGCATTTTTGCCCAATAATGAAGTTTAAAAAAAACCATACCTTTTTGATGATGTAGGTGTCTAAAGATGTTGTCTTTTCTCTCATCctccttttcttcttattttttctctttttttaatttttaatttttttttttgggagagGGGAGGAGGTTGGAGTATGATCATGGTCATGATGATAAATTTGTTTGTTTTGGATGTTGGCATTTTGAGAAATGAGAAGAAGTGTGTTGAAATGGATCATGTTTGGttctttgtcatttaatttttgtgttattaatttttcaatgagGTATAGTCCGAGTAATATTGAAAGGAAGAAACTTTGTTGTTGGGATCAGGGTTTCAGGTTGGTGTGACAGCAAAagaattttgctttgctttgtgTGAAATCTGGAAacaaaaaaaagaggaagaaacttTGTTGTTtgggttagggttttaggttGGTGTGGCAGCAAAAGGATTTTACTTTGCTTTATGTGAAAtttggaaacaaaaaaaaaggtaTTAACCCAACTAGTACTAATAATTAATGAGGCTAGGTTTGCTAGCAGAGAAGGAGGAAGAGCGATGGCTTCGTTGTTGCTGGGTTTGTGCGAAGAAGAAATAAAAGGGTGGTGGTCATCAAAGATTGGGGCTCAACGGAGATGGAGAGtcagagaagaaaggagaaagaaggagAATGAGGGGTTTGGCCAGTGACGATGAAAAAAGGGGTTGACAATGGTTACTCAataatgatgatggtggtggaaATGACGGTGaggatgaaaaaagaaaaagaaagagagacaaaggattgtgatgatgatgattataggTATAATAAGAGAGGggtatatttgaaaaaaaaatattaattatcaaaaaattagtaataagggtaaaattgatgcaaatcgaaaatttgagggacaaaattgaaacaaatcaaaacttagggatatttttaaaacttttaagtttattcttataaaaaattaaattaattcaatgtTTGGGAGGCATCGAAtacatttttgaaaaagtttaagaaatcaagaattttattaaaatttggtcagtATTTAACTAACAAAAGAGTAATAACACactattagatataatctcacactattaaaaatattaataataactaataaataactacaaattacaaaatttgcTATTCCTAACACTCttctaaatttatatattatgtttaaatctttcattatattttattacGAAGTGAGACAATCCAATGCTACGTATATTTCTTCCACATAAACCGCTAGGGAAGCATAAGTGCATAACCTAACTCTGTTTCCAATCTAGAATAAAGAACACACACAAATGTTGAACACTAAATTAGGAGAATACATTATTAGTcatatgtataaaatattttcagTTTTTCACACTGAAAAGAcatatcaaaaatttttttttttttttggcgatTAATCGGGGCAAAGACATATCAAATTTATTTCTATCAAATGTCCAATTGAACAGAGTTATCACATTTTTTCCCATTTCCCTGTCCTTCTTCTGAGGTCGAAAATCGCAATCCTTTTTTTCCCTCTCATGAAAAAACACAAAGATGTGTATTAGTATCCACTCATGCAAGTACCCATAATCTGGcccacattaaaaaaattaaagggtGAAGCCCAAAGAACCATGAATAGGAGGAATGAAAATGTACACACATGCCTTGTGTAAGAAAATGCACGGTAGCCATATGATGATTGAAGCCACAACCCACAAGTGAGAAACACAAGTGAGAGAAGAACCAATCAGAACCATTCAATAGAGTGAGAGTGCTATCCATAATCTCATCCTCATGTGTCACAACCACACATCCATGCTCACCCTTTCTCTTTGGCGCTTATTAAACTTAACAACTCACAATATCATGAAACCTCATTCACCATTTTTTCTTCAAAGCTCTACCACCAATACAACTACTACTACTACACCTTCACTATGGCTTCGGCTACACTTTCTGTAGCCAAACCAGCTCTTCAGGTTCAATCAGCATACTATTATTACTATTACTGGTTGTTGTAGTAGTAGTAACATTATTTTTATGCTAaagtttttgctttcttttttttttttttttttttgtatcaggGAAATGGTGGGAAGGGGTTCTCTGAATTCTCTGGCCTCCGCAACTCATCATCTAGCTACCTTCCTTTCTCTAGGAAGACTTCAGATGACTTCCACTCTATCATTTCATTCCAGACATCTGCAGTAAGTGTATATACATTTCCTTCAAATAATTAATGCTTTATATGAATAAATTAGCTATTTTCTACTACAATGTATGTATACTTGTTTTGATACataaaatagaaaaggaaaaattgaaaaaggaaagaaaaatccaaaaagtgtatacaaattaaataaatatttctgTTAGAACAAAGACATTTAGATTGTTAATATTTATGTGACATTAATGTTAGATCATGGGTTTGGACCCTAAATACACACTTTGGTCCATGATGATCAGATTATtgcactttctttcttccctAGAGAACCAAACAGGGGATAGTCTGTACCAAAAAAGAAAACTCGGTCATCACATAGTCTCTAGAGAATCATATAGAGGAAGGGGAAGTATGTGATGAGTTGTTAGAAGAATtgtttgaaagaaaagaaaactggATTCAGTAATGAGGTGTTAATTGTTTCAGGTTGGAAGCAGTGGAGGATACAGGAAAGGTGTGACGGAAGCGAAGTTGAAGGTGGCCATAAACGGTTTTGGCAGAATTGGAAGGAACTTCTTGAGGTGCTGGCATGGCCGCAAAGACTCTCCTCTGGATGTCATTGCCATCAATGACACCGGAGGCGTCAAGCAGGCCTCTCACCTTCTCAAGTATGACTCCACCCTTGGCATATTCGACGCCGACGTTAAGCCTGTCGGTGACGATGCCATCTCCGTTGACGGAAAGGTCATCAAAGTTGTCTCCAACCGCAACCCTGCTAACCTTCCCTGGAAGTAAGCTTCTACCTCTTTGACGTTAAGCGCTTATTACCAAAACCAAATAAACTGAAATTACTATAACTGCTTATGCTAATTACAAGTTACAAACCGAGTAATActggagaaatagaaaaaaaaatagtaatttattttgttaatcttcatgaaaaaaaaacttTTGGGGTCAGCAATTTTGAGTTTTTTTGTTATTGTGAGTATAAACATCAAATTAtccttaataaataaattttattaatttatgtatacaaattctaaaaaatataggtacaaattatattattttatatcaacgagttatagtttaaatgacataatctctttaTATTCATCTAAGAGTCGCAGTTTCAAGATGTTATTAATATTTGATTGATTTGTGCAGGGAATTGGGAGTTGACTTGGTGATTGAAGGAACTGGGGTGTTCGTGGACAGAGAAGGTGCAGGGAAGCACATTCAGGCGGGAGCGAAGAAGGTTCTGATCACAGCCCCAGGCAAAGGTGACATCCCAACCTATGTAGTTGGTGTCAATGCTGATGCTTACAGCGCAGACGAACCCATCATCAGCAACGCTTCTTGCACCACTAACTGCCTTGCTCCCTTCGTCAAGGTCCTTGACCAGAAATTCGGTAATTCACCATTTGCGCTCTACAACATTCTTGTCcgtaacagaaaattaaactaactccCACGTGACACGTGACGTGTGGCAGGTATCATCAAGGGAACCATGACCACCACTCACTCCTACACCGGAGACCAAAGGCTTCTTGACGCCAGCCACCGCGACCTCAGGCGCGCGAGGGCGGCAGCGCTGAACATCGTGCCGACCTCAACCGGAGCGGCCAAGG contains:
- the LOC112697048 gene encoding glyceraldehyde-3-phosphate dehydrogenase A, chloroplastic, whose translation is MASATLSVAKPALQGNGGKGFSEFSGLRNSSSSYLPFSRKTSDDFHSIISFQTSAVGSSGGYRKGVTEAKLKVAINGFGRIGRNFLRCWHGRKDSPLDVIAINDTGGVKQASHLLKYDSTLGIFDADVKPVGDDAISVDGKVIKVVSNRNPANLPWKELGVDLVIEGTGVFVDREGAGKHIQAGAKKVLITAPGKGDIPTYVVGVNADAYSADEPIISNASCTTNCLAPFVKVLDQKFGIIKGTMTTTHSYTGDQRLLDASHRDLRRARAAALNIVPTSTGAAKAVALVLPTLKGKLNGIALRVPTPNVSVVDLVVQVSKKTFAEEVNAAFRESAEKELNGILSVCDEPLVSVDFRCTDVSSTVDSSLTMVMGDDMVKVIAWYDNEWGYSQRVVDLADIVANSWK